In one window of Paracoccus saliphilus DNA:
- a CDS encoding MotE family protein: MRNRMLSILALVFSLPAVGLIWEFQSYRLTDPFAAFAEPAGLMRGCTDIPEAVALADTLQTRALRIERYMESLDAKKAEIAKAEAALRERVAELKSQKAGLQSGRDGATQAVRNDIDRLIALYDQMKPAEAAAILTNLPSDFAAEILMRVNPETGARIIAAVEPRQAALLTAEMGARSVRKR, encoded by the coding sequence ATGCGTAACCGGATGCTGTCGATTCTGGCGCTGGTTTTCAGCCTGCCCGCTGTTGGGCTCATCTGGGAATTCCAGAGTTACCGCCTGACCGATCCCTTCGCTGCATTCGCCGAGCCGGCAGGGCTGATGCGCGGCTGCACGGATATCCCCGAGGCAGTTGCACTGGCCGATACCTTGCAAACCCGTGCCCTGCGGATCGAACGCTATATGGAAAGCCTCGACGCCAAGAAGGCAGAGATCGCCAAGGCTGAGGCCGCACTGCGCGAACGGGTGGCGGAACTGAAGTCGCAAAAAGCGGGGCTTCAATCCGGTCGGGATGGCGCGACGCAGGCCGTGCGGAACGATATCGACCGGCTGATCGCGCTTTATGACCAGATGAAACCAGCCGAGGCCGCGGCGATCCTGACCAATCTTCCCTCTGATTTCGCGGCAGAAATACTGATGCGGGTCAATCCGGAAACCGGCGCGCGGATCATCGCCGCGGTAGAGCCCCGGCAGGCCGCGCTCTTAACTGCAGAAATGGGCGCGCGAAGCGTCCGGAAACGATAA
- a CDS encoding FliM/FliN family flagellar motor switch protein, which produces MDELKHLIDTDNIQLEVSIRLGHTRQTVAQLSALKPEDVLVLDQSIDDGVEICVGERVIARGELTGDGSPEDRLCVRITGATEET; this is translated from the coding sequence ATGGACGAACTGAAACATCTCATCGACACCGACAATATCCAGCTGGAGGTCAGCATCAGGCTGGGACATACCCGTCAGACCGTCGCGCAGCTTTCGGCGCTGAAACCCGAGGATGTGCTGGTGCTGGACCAGAGCATCGATGACGGGGTCGAGATCTGCGTTGGCGAAAGGGTTATTGCCCGCGGAGAGTTGACCGGCGACGGCTCGCCCGAGGACCGGCTCTGCGTCCGGATCACCGGCGCGACGGAGGAGACGTGA
- the motA gene encoding flagellar motor stator protein MotA, with translation MFGIIGMVVTTAMVFGGYLLAGGHMHVILHSLPFEMMMIMGAAVGAYLLSNDAHTLKGTVGGIVRAFKGPKWTNQDHQDVLCLLFQLLRIARDNPVGLEAHIENPDESAIFSAYPRLLADRQIVSLIADTLRSASLNYDDPYQVEDIISRRITSMREEAMHVPHALQSTADALPALGIVAAVLGVIKTMSSIDQPPAVLGQLIGGALVGTFLGVFLAYGFVAPLANRLEAVVKQDMGFYDVIKSVLVAGLHQHATNLCVEVGRQAVPEHVRPSFDGLETALRELKKAG, from the coding sequence ATGTTCGGGATAATCGGTATGGTTGTCACCACGGCAATGGTCTTCGGCGGCTATCTTCTCGCCGGGGGGCATATGCATGTGATCCTGCATTCCCTGCCTTTCGAAATGATGATGATCATGGGCGCGGCGGTGGGGGCTTACCTGCTCTCGAACGACGCCCATACGCTCAAGGGGACCGTTGGCGGAATCGTCCGCGCCTTCAAGGGCCCGAAATGGACCAACCAGGATCATCAGGATGTGCTGTGCCTGCTGTTTCAATTGCTGCGCATCGCGCGCGACAACCCGGTCGGGCTGGAGGCGCATATCGAGAATCCGGATGAATCGGCGATCTTCTCGGCCTATCCGCGCCTGTTGGCGGATCGTCAGATCGTCTCGCTGATTGCCGACACGCTGCGTTCGGCCAGCCTGAATTACGATGATCCCTACCAGGTCGAGGATATCATCTCGCGCCGCATCACAAGCATGCGCGAGGAAGCGATGCATGTTCCGCATGCCTTGCAGAGCACGGCCGATGCCTTGCCCGCGCTTGGCATCGTTGCCGCCGTCCTTGGCGTGATCAAGACCATGAGCTCGATCGATCAGCCACCTGCAGTGCTGGGGCAACTGATCGGAGGGGCCTTGGTCGGAACCTTTCTCGGCGTCTTCCTGGCCTATGGCTTCGTCGCGCCCCTGGCAAATCGTCTCGAGGCGGTCGTCAAGCAGGACATGGGGTTCTACGACGTCATTAAATCTGTCCTTGTCGCGGGGCTGCATCAGCATGCAACGAATCTCTGCGTCGAGGTCGGCAGGCAGGCGGTTCCCGAACATGTCCGGCCCAGCTTCGACGGGCTTGAAACCGCGCTGCGCGAACTGAAAAAGGCGGGATGA
- the dxs gene encoding 1-deoxy-D-xylulose-5-phosphate synthase, translating to MTDRPQTTVLDRINLPSDLKSLTDRELFRLADELRTETISAVSVTGGHLGAGLGVVELTVALHAVFDTPRDKIIWDVGHQCYPHKILTGRRDRIRTLRMGGGLAGFTKRAESPYDPFGAGHSSTSISAALGFATARDLGGDPGDAVAVIGDGAMSAGMAYEALNNAGGLGKRLFVILNDNEMSIAPPVGAMSSYLTRLYTGGPFQELKAAAKGAVGFLPEPLQEGARRAKEMLKGMAVGGTLFEELGFSYIGPVDGHDLEQLLPLLRTVKSRATGPVLIHTVTRKGKGYAPAETAADRGHATGKFDLVTGVQAKAKPNAPSYTSIFARALIDEASRDDRIVGITAAMPDGTGLKKFAESYPRRSFDVGIAEQHAVTFAAGLAAGGMKPFCAIYSTFLQRGYDQVVHDVAVQGLPVRFAIDRAGLVGQDGPTHAGAYDIAYLSNLPGFVVMAAADEAELMHMVATAAAHDTGPIAFRFPRGEGTGVDLPDHGEVLEIGKGRIVAEGKGTAILSFGTRLSEVTKACEALRSRGITPTVADARFAKPLDRDLILRLAAEHDALITIEEGAVGGFGSHVAQLLAEEGVFDHGLKFRSMVLPDRFVDHDAPFAMYDTSALNASHIEAKVLDVLGVETLQGHRAENS from the coding sequence ATGACCGATCGTCCGCAGACTACGGTCCTTGACAGGATCAACCTGCCCTCGGACCTCAAATCCCTGACCGACCGGGAACTGTTCCGGCTTGCCGATGAGCTGCGGACCGAAACGATCAGCGCCGTTAGCGTGACCGGCGGCCACCTTGGCGCGGGGCTGGGCGTGGTCGAACTGACCGTGGCGCTGCATGCCGTGTTCGACACGCCGCGCGACAAGATCATCTGGGATGTCGGCCATCAATGCTACCCGCACAAGATTCTGACCGGGCGGCGCGACCGCATCCGCACCCTGCGCATGGGCGGCGGATTGGCCGGTTTCACCAAGCGCGCCGAAAGCCCCTATGACCCCTTCGGCGCCGGGCACAGCTCGACCTCGATCTCGGCGGCGCTCGGTTTCGCCACGGCCCGCGATCTGGGCGGCGATCCCGGCGACGCGGTGGCGGTGATCGGCGATGGCGCGATGAGCGCGGGCATGGCCTACGAGGCGTTGAACAATGCTGGCGGCTTGGGCAAGCGGCTTTTCGTGATCCTGAACGATAACGAGATGTCGATCGCGCCGCCTGTCGGCGCGATGTCCTCCTACCTGACCCGTCTTTATACGGGCGGCCCGTTCCAGGAACTCAAGGCCGCCGCCAAGGGCGCGGTCGGTTTCCTGCCCGAACCGCTGCAAGAGGGCGCCCGCCGCGCCAAGGAAATGCTCAAGGGCATGGCCGTCGGCGGCACCCTGTTCGAGGAACTGGGCTTTTCCTATATCGGCCCGGTGGACGGCCATGACCTGGAACAGTTGCTGCCGCTTCTGCGCACCGTCAAATCGCGCGCGACCGGCCCGGTGCTGATCCACACCGTGACAAGGAAGGGCAAAGGCTACGCACCGGCCGAAACCGCCGCCGACCGGGGCCATGCGACCGGCAAGTTCGACCTTGTGACCGGGGTTCAGGCCAAGGCCAAGCCGAATGCACCCAGCTATACCTCGATCTTCGCGCGCGCTTTGATCGACGAGGCCAGCCGCGACGACAGGATCGTGGGCATCACGGCGGCCATGCCCGACGGCACCGGGCTCAAGAAATTCGCCGAAAGCTACCCGCGCCGCAGTTTCGATGTCGGCATCGCCGAGCAGCATGCCGTGACTTTCGCCGCCGGGCTGGCGGCGGGCGGGATGAAACCTTTCTGCGCCATCTATTCGACCTTCCTGCAGCGCGGTTACGACCAAGTCGTGCATGACGTGGCGGTGCAGGGGCTGCCGGTGCGCTTCGCCATCGACCGGGCGGGGCTGGTGGGGCAGGACGGACCGACCCATGCGGGGGCCTATGACATCGCCTACCTGTCCAACCTGCCGGGCTTCGTGGTCATGGCCGCCGCCGACGAGGCGGAACTGATGCATATGGTCGCCACCGCCGCCGCTCACGATACCGGCCCCATCGCCTTCCGCTTCCCGCGCGGCGAGGGCACCGGGGTCGATCTGCCGGATCATGGCGAGGTGCTCGAAATCGGCAAGGGCCGGATCGTCGCCGAGGGGAAAGGCACCGCGATCCTGTCTTTCGGCACCCGCCTGTCCGAAGTGACGAAGGCCTGCGAGGCCCTGCGTTCGAGGGGCATTACCCCGACCGTCGCCGATGCCCGTTTCGCCAAGCCGCTGGACCGCGATCTGATCCTGCGCCTCGCGGCGGAACATGATGCGCTGATCACCATCGAAGAAGGCGCAGTGGGCGGTTTCGGCAGCCATGTCGCGCAGCTTCTGGCCGAAGAAGGCGTCTTCGATCACGGGTTGAAATTCCGCTCGATGGTGCTGCCCGACCGCTTTGTCGATCACGATGCACCCTTCGCGATGTATGACACATCGGCCCTGAACGCGTCACATATCGAGGCCAAGGTGCTCGACGTGCTGGGCGTTGAAACCCTGCAGGGGCACCGCGCCGAAAACAGCTGA
- a CDS encoding flagellar biosynthesis protein FlhA, with protein sequence MKPVGAISSRAAFIPDAQLLVTGGLVLIVISLVIPLPPGLLDFGIALSIATATLVLVMASLVDKPADFQAFPVLLLVSLVIRLSLNVSSTRLILTEGHTGKSAAGQVISGFADFVAGGSLLVGLTIFAVISVVNFMVITKGSGRMAEVAARFALDSLPGKQLAIDGDLNAGAITHEEAKQRRILEQREISFFGSLDGASKFVKGDAIAGIVITLINLLIGLSVGVAVHGMPIGEALASYSHLTIGDGLVSQIPALVTSMAAALLLSRGGATDTTAQLVSRQVLSGWQAIAVVAAAMALMSFVPGMPRGLFLALALVMGAGAWLLARRLARAEELPPEPVDIPAERPAERIGDILDTDEIMVEIGTDLVTAALDEARGLGSRISNLRIHVARSFGVILPDVRITDTDELLPGDYRIRIQGVIRGRGSLRVREVLALGPDELLQELGGIAVQEPVYSSPARWISTEDQDNAATMGATVVSPMEVLSTHLMEAVRANLPALLTLTALQRQVDELKSLSDPARAERYGRYFESIIPDKVTPETILAILRALLEEQISIRNLPMIVDAICEFRAIESVETIYELVRKRLRGQITQQYADETGRIEALQLHPSWEAEFVRSDGETGRVGGGAITPALSGRLMTAVRKAQAGVFSSRAVILAPDHRRRTIRAVLTSNGIAMPVIGLEEVDSSAELQLVGTIEAA encoded by the coding sequence ATGAAACCCGTCGGCGCCATTTCCTCGCGGGCGGCATTCATTCCCGACGCCCAGCTTCTGGTGACCGGCGGGCTGGTGCTGATCGTCATCTCGCTGGTGATCCCGCTGCCGCCCGGCCTGCTCGATTTCGGCATCGCCCTGTCCATCGCCACCGCGACGCTGGTTCTGGTGATGGCCTCGCTGGTGGACAAGCCCGCCGATTTCCAGGCCTTTCCCGTGCTCTTGCTGGTGTCCCTGGTGATCCGCCTGTCGCTGAACGTGTCCTCGACGCGGCTGATCCTGACCGAGGGTCATACGGGCAAGAGTGCTGCCGGGCAGGTGATCAGCGGCTTCGCGGATTTCGTGGCGGGTGGTTCGCTGCTGGTCGGGCTGACCATCTTCGCGGTGATCTCGGTGGTCAATTTCATGGTCATCACCAAGGGCTCCGGGCGGATGGCCGAGGTCGCGGCGCGTTTCGCGCTGGATTCGCTGCCGGGTAAGCAACTGGCCATCGATGGCGATTTGAACGCCGGTGCCATCACCCATGAAGAGGCAAAACAGCGCCGGATCCTCGAGCAGCGCGAGATCAGCTTTTTCGGCTCGCTCGATGGCGCCTCAAAATTTGTCAAGGGCGACGCGATTGCGGGTATCGTTATCACCCTGATCAACCTGCTGATCGGCCTCAGCGTGGGCGTCGCGGTGCATGGCATGCCGATTGGCGAGGCGCTGGCGAGCTATTCGCATCTGACCATCGGCGACGGCCTTGTCAGCCAGATCCCGGCCCTCGTCACCTCGATGGCCGCTGCATTGCTCTTGTCGCGGGGCGGGGCGACGGACACCACGGCGCAGCTTGTCTCCCGGCAGGTCCTGTCCGGCTGGCAGGCCATCGCCGTCGTGGCAGCGGCAATGGCACTGATGTCATTCGTTCCCGGTATGCCACGCGGATTGTTCCTTGCACTGGCGTTGGTCATGGGGGCGGGGGCCTGGCTGTTGGCGCGTCGTCTGGCGCGGGCCGAGGAATTGCCGCCCGAGCCTGTCGATATTCCAGCCGAGCGTCCGGCGGAACGGATCGGCGACATCCTGGACACCGATGAGATCATGGTCGAGATCGGGACGGATCTGGTCACCGCCGCATTGGACGAGGCGCGCGGGCTGGGCAGCAGGATCTCTAACCTGCGCATCCATGTCGCGCGCAGCTTTGGCGTGATCCTGCCGGATGTCCGCATCACCGACACGGATGAATTGCTTCCCGGCGATTACCGGATTCGCATTCAGGGCGTGATCCGGGGACGCGGCAGCCTGCGCGTCAGGGAGGTGCTGGCGCTCGGCCCGGATGAATTGCTGCAGGAGCTGGGCGGTATCGCGGTGCAAGAGCCGGTCTATTCCAGTCCCGCCCGCTGGATCTCGACCGAGGATCAGGACAATGCCGCAACGATGGGGGCGACGGTGGTCAGCCCGATGGAAGTCCTGTCCACCCATCTGATGGAGGCGGTGAGGGCGAACCTGCCCGCATTGCTGACCCTGACCGCCTTGCAGCGCCAGGTCGACGAGTTGAAATCCCTGTCCGATCCGGCGCGGGCCGAACGCTATGGCCGCTATTTCGAAAGCATCATCCCCGACAAGGTGACGCCCGAAACAATTCTGGCGATCCTGCGTGCGTTGCTCGAGGAACAGATCTCGATCCGCAACCTGCCGATGATCGTCGATGCGATCTGCGAGTTCCGCGCCATCGAGTCGGTCGAGACCATCTACGAGCTGGTGCGCAAGCGCCTGCGCGGCCAGATCACCCAGCAATATGCCGATGAAACGGGCCGGATCGAGGCCCTGCAACTGCATCCGTCATGGGAGGCCGAATTCGTCAGATCCGATGGCGAGACGGGCCGCGTGGGCGGAGGAGCCATCACCCCCGCCCTGTCCGGCAGGCTGATGACGGCGGTGCGCAAGGCGCAGGCCGGGGTGTTTTCGTCTCGCGCGGTCATCCTTGCGCCCGATCACCGGCGCAGGACGATCCGTGCCGTTCTGACCTCGAACGGGATCGCGATGCCGGTCATCGGCCTGGAAGAGGTCGACAGCTCTGCCGAGTTGCAACTGGTGGGTACGATAGAGGCGGCGTGA
- a CDS encoding flagellar biosynthetic protein FliR gives MWDQLTTLLPGLSWAMVLVYARVQATILILPALGERNIPARVRVAVAMAVTPLLAAIVPAVPIPQTPLEIAAQIAAEMAIGFASGALLRILAGAIDIATTAIAATASLSQIVGVPNEAAPHPLGNLLHLGGIAILMAMGLPIMLLRFIADGLTLWPPAGWPDAAMLAHEAIRIFARGFGLALVLAAPFTLGGFMFQALSGVINRVMPALPVVFIGSPASILLALAGAALLGPLLVDLWANAVLDYSLPDPG, from the coding sequence ATGTGGGATCAGCTCACAACGCTGCTTCCGGGGCTCAGTTGGGCGATGGTGCTGGTCTATGCGCGGGTTCAGGCCACGATCCTGATCCTGCCCGCCCTGGGCGAGCGCAACATCCCGGCGCGGGTGCGGGTCGCTGTCGCCATGGCGGTGACTCCGTTGCTGGCGGCCATCGTTCCGGCCGTCCCCATCCCGCAGACCCCGCTGGAGATCGCCGCGCAGATCGCGGCAGAGATGGCGATAGGTTTTGCCAGCGGGGCCTTGCTGCGTATCCTTGCAGGTGCGATCGATATCGCCACGACGGCCATCGCCGCGACGGCCTCGCTGTCGCAGATCGTCGGTGTTCCCAACGAGGCGGCGCCGCATCCTCTTGGAAACCTGCTGCATCTGGGTGGGATCGCGATCCTGATGGCGATGGGCCTGCCGATCATGCTGCTGCGCTTCATCGCCGACGGGCTGACGCTCTGGCCACCCGCGGGATGGCCCGATGCCGCGATGCTTGCCCATGAGGCGATCCGGATATTCGCCCGCGGCTTCGGCCTGGCGCTGGTCCTTGCCGCGCCGTTCACGCTTGGCGGTTTCATGTTCCAGGCGCTTTCCGGCGTGATCAACCGGGTCATGCCTGCCCTGCCGGTGGTCTTCATCGGCTCGCCCGCCTCCATCCTTCTGGCGCTGGCCGGGGCAGCCTTGCTGGGCCCCTTGCTGGTGGACCTATGGGCCAACGCGGTGCTTGACTACAGCTTGCCGGATCCCGGATGA
- the fliP gene encoding flagellar type III secretion system pore protein FliP (The bacterial flagellar biogenesis protein FliP forms a type III secretion system (T3SS)-type pore required for flagellar assembly.), which produces MLPSAALAQDSLQQAAGSLGQNSVLIMLALTVLSLAPGILITVTCFPFIVTVMSILRQSLGLQQSPPNMLIIALSMFLTWFIMDPVLREAWQVAGAPLHEGRIGLAEAFQRGIVPFERFMANRTDPDTLHRLAEIAPGADGPPDRLSVLIPSFMLSELQRAFEIGFLIALPFLIIDLVVAAVLMSMGMMMVPPVVVALPFKLAFFVTVDGWAMIAGALVRSYQ; this is translated from the coding sequence ATGCTGCCATCAGCCGCGTTGGCGCAGGATTCCTTGCAGCAGGCGGCGGGCAGCCTGGGCCAGAATTCGGTGCTGATCATGCTGGCGCTGACGGTGCTGTCGCTGGCGCCCGGCATCCTGATCACCGTGACCTGCTTTCCCTTTATCGTCACGGTCATGTCGATCCTGCGCCAGTCACTGGGGCTGCAGCAATCTCCGCCCAACATGCTGATCATCGCGCTGTCGATGTTCCTGACATGGTTCATCATGGACCCGGTGCTGCGCGAGGCATGGCAGGTCGCGGGCGCCCCTCTGCATGAGGGCAGGATCGGACTGGCCGAGGCGTTCCAGCGCGGAATCGTTCCGTTCGAGAGGTTCATGGCCAATCGCACCGATCCCGATACGCTGCACCGGTTGGCCGAAATCGCGCCGGGCGCGGATGGTCCGCCCGACCGCCTGTCGGTGCTGATCCCCTCCTTCATGCTGTCCGAATTGCAGCGGGCATTCGAGATCGGCTTCCTGATCGCCCTGCCCTTCCTCATCATCGACCTCGTGGTTGCGGCGGTGCTGATGTCGATGGGCATGATGATGGTGCCCCCGGTGGTCGTGGCGCTGCCGTTCAAGCTGGCCTTCTTCGTGACCGTCGATGGATGGGCCATGATCGCAGGGGCGCTGGTGCGCAGCTATCAATAG
- a CDS encoding polyprenyl synthetase family protein: protein MQARFDEVKAQLQAALDAAMADLPKGELRDAMAYATVGGKRIRAFLVLESARLHGVPDEAALCVATAVEALHAYSLIHDDLPAMDDDDLRRGMPTCHVQWSEATAILAGDALQTLAFRLLTDEAIGDAEARLRLIRAFSDAVGAKGMVWGQALDIAAESAMEPLDLKAVKRLQGAKTGALIRFAATAGPLMTGDDPQPLEEYARALGLAFQIADDILDVTGDEDVTGKRVGKDNAAGKATFLSLLGLEGAKAEARRYVTVAEAALEPYGEAAENLRELARFVIERDT from the coding sequence GACGAGGTGAAGGCGCAGCTTCAGGCGGCGCTGGATGCGGCGATGGCCGATCTGCCCAAGGGCGAGCTGCGTGACGCGATGGCTTATGCCACCGTTGGCGGCAAGCGGATTCGCGCCTTTCTGGTGCTGGAATCCGCCCGGCTGCATGGCGTGCCGGACGAGGCGGCGCTGTGCGTTGCCACGGCGGTCGAGGCGCTGCACGCCTATAGCCTCATCCATGACGATCTACCCGCGATGGATGACGACGATCTGCGCCGGGGCATGCCCACCTGCCATGTGCAATGGTCCGAAGCGACCGCGATCCTGGCCGGGGACGCGTTGCAAACGCTGGCCTTCCGGCTGCTGACCGACGAGGCCATCGGCGATGCCGAGGCACGTCTGCGCCTGATCCGGGCCTTTTCCGATGCCGTGGGCGCGAAGGGCATGGTCTGGGGGCAGGCCCTAGATATCGCCGCCGAATCCGCAATGGAGCCGCTGGACCTGAAGGCGGTGAAACGCCTGCAAGGCGCCAAGACCGGCGCCTTGATCCGCTTTGCCGCGACGGCCGGACCGCTGATGACCGGCGACGATCCGCAGCCGCTCGAAGAATATGCCCGCGCCCTTGGATTGGCCTTCCAGATCGCCGATGACATCCTCGATGTGACCGGTGACGAGGATGTGACCGGCAAGCGCGTCGGCAAGGACAACGCCGCCGGAAAGGCGACTTTCCTGTCATTACTGGGGCTGGAAGGGGCCAAGGCCGAGGCAAGGCGCTATGTGACCGTGGCCGAGGCAGCGCTGGAACCCTATGGCGAGGCGGCGGAAAACTTGCGTGAGCTGGCTCGCTTCGTTATCGAACGCGATACTTGA
- the fliF gene encoding flagellar basal-body MS-ring/collar protein FliF, with protein MQKLQDYWTERSSQQKAILVAAFLTAFAAIASIGWMANRTDMALLYGGLDPAQAGEVIAGIEQTGIAHELRGNSIWVDSAQRDRLRVELAAKGLPTAGGAGYELLDGMSGFGTTAQMFDAAYWRAKEGELARTILAMPNVKTARVHLGIEQGRGYRRDVDGSASVTLTTNGSPVTREQAAALEYLVSSAVPDMRAENVTVIDTRHGIVNTGEDRAGMERASEMKRNVERILESHVGTGNAIVELNLDVVTETEQLVEQRIDPDQRALISQVTEETSDQSNSTGKGAVTAASNLPDTGEAEGDSTQSQRSENRQQANYEISTVTREISRQPGAIRRLSVAVLVNGVVREDAQGDPQIVPRPDSELQVLQELVASTVGFDEARGDIVTVKSLPFADLAQNGTLAQPGFLDRLRLNDLARIVLFGFFALAIILVLLRAARRASPAAPTPLLDDSGPANDPLPAMFGNGDDDEPFDPQSFTGAIPMQLDPLEPAGDQLALPPADPVARLRSMMCERQEESIKILSGWIENRESS; from the coding sequence TTGCAAAAATTGCAGGACTACTGGACAGAGCGAAGCTCTCAGCAGAAAGCCATTCTCGTTGCCGCGTTCCTGACCGCATTCGCGGCGATCGCGTCGATCGGCTGGATGGCGAACCGAACCGACATGGCCCTGCTATACGGTGGGCTCGACCCGGCGCAGGCCGGAGAGGTCATTGCAGGGATCGAGCAGACCGGCATCGCCCATGAACTGCGCGGCAATTCCATCTGGGTGGATTCAGCGCAGCGCGACCGGCTGCGGGTGGAACTGGCCGCGAAGGGTCTGCCCACGGCGGGCGGGGCAGGATACGAGCTTCTCGACGGCATGTCGGGATTCGGCACCACCGCCCAGATGTTCGATGCCGCCTATTGGCGCGCAAAGGAAGGCGAGCTGGCCCGGACCATCCTTGCCATGCCGAACGTGAAAACGGCACGCGTGCATCTGGGGATTGAACAAGGCCGAGGTTACCGGCGCGATGTCGATGGCAGCGCCTCGGTCACCTTGACCACCAACGGATCACCGGTCACCCGCGAACAGGCCGCGGCGCTGGAATACCTGGTTTCCTCCGCCGTGCCGGACATGCGGGCCGAGAATGTCACCGTGATCGATACGCGCCATGGCATCGTGAACACGGGCGAGGACCGGGCGGGCATGGAACGCGCGTCCGAGATGAAACGCAATGTCGAGCGCATCCTCGAATCCCATGTCGGCACCGGCAATGCCATCGTCGAACTGAACCTGGATGTCGTGACCGAGACCGAGCAACTGGTCGAACAGCGCATCGACCCCGATCAGCGCGCCCTGATCAGCCAGGTCACCGAAGAGACCTCGGACCAGAGCAACTCGACCGGCAAGGGCGCCGTCACCGCCGCCTCGAACCTGCCGGATACCGGGGAGGCCGAAGGCGACAGCACGCAGTCACAACGGTCCGAGAACCGTCAGCAGGCGAATTACGAGATCAGCACCGTCACGCGCGAGATTTCGCGGCAGCCCGGCGCCATCCGCCGGCTATCGGTCGCGGTCCTGGTGAACGGGGTGGTGCGTGAGGATGCGCAAGGCGATCCGCAGATCGTCCCGCGCCCGGATAGCGAGTTGCAGGTCTTGCAGGAACTCGTCGCCTCGACGGTTGGCTTCGACGAGGCGCGGGGCGATATCGTCACCGTCAAATCCCTGCCTTTCGCCGATCTGGCGCAGAATGGCACGCTGGCGCAGCCGGGCTTCCTCGATCGGCTACGGCTGAACGACCTGGCGCGCATCGTCCTGTTCGGCTTCTTTGCACTGGCGATCATCCTGGTGCTGCTGCGCGCGGCCCGTCGCGCATCCCCGGCTGCGCCGACTCCGCTTCTGGATGACAGCGGGCCCGCAAACGATCCGCTTCCCGCCATGTTCGGGAACGGCGATGACGACGAACCGTTCGATCCGCAAAGCTTCACCGGTGCCATCCCGATGCAACTGGACCCGCTGGAACCGGCCGGAGACCAGCTTGCCCTGCCTCCCGCCGACCCCGTTGCCCGCCTGCGCAGCATGATGTGCGAGCGGCAGGAAGAGAGCATCAAGATCCTGTCGGGCTGGATCGAGAACCGGGAGAGCAGCTGA
- a CDS encoding flagellar basal body-associated FliL family protein — protein MSDDAASQPGKPKKKLKKLVIPLIAAILGGAGFCTTYLGLLPFPSHEEKAGSDMLAVEFVDIPTIELPVPGNRRRTVILSAMIETDQAHRAEIEHLMPRVQDAFTGFLSGVDETAYDKRGVLEIIRAELVTRTRYVLGEEPVKDLLITEFRIK, from the coding sequence ATGAGCGACGATGCGGCATCCCAACCGGGGAAGCCCAAGAAAAAGCTGAAGAAACTTGTCATTCCGCTGATTGCGGCCATCCTTGGAGGCGCGGGATTCTGCACCACTTACCTTGGTTTGTTGCCCTTTCCCTCGCATGAGGAAAAGGCCGGGAGCGACATGCTGGCGGTCGAGTTCGTCGATATACCGACGATAGAGCTTCCGGTTCCGGGAAACCGCCGCCGCACGGTCATCCTGTCCGCGATGATAGAGACCGATCAGGCGCATCGCGCCGAGATCGAGCATCTGATGCCGCGCGTTCAGGACGCGTTTACCGGCTTTCTGTCGGGTGTCGACGAGACTGCCTATGACAAGCGCGGAGTGCTCGAGATCATCAGGGCCGAGCTCGTGACCCGGACCCGCTATGTCCTCGGGGAAGAACCGGTGAAGGATTTGCTGATCACGGAGTTTCGAATCAAATGA